One segment of Brassica napus cultivar Da-Ae chromosome C3, Da-Ae, whole genome shotgun sequence DNA contains the following:
- the LOC106400186 gene encoding casparian strip membrane protein 3, whose protein sequence is MDIEKAGSRREEEEPIVQKPKLDKGKGKAHVFAPPMNNSRIMEKHKQEKVSMPGWKRGVAIVDFVLRLIAAITAMAAAAKMATTEETLPFFTQFLQFSADYTDLPTLSSFVVVNSIVGGYLTLSLPFSIVCILRPLAVPPRLFLVLCDTAMMGLTMIAASASAAIVYLAHNGNSSSNWLPVCQQFGDFCQGTSGAVVASFIAAALLMVLVIFSAFALKRST, encoded by the exons ATGGATATCGAAAAGGCAGGGagcagaagagaagaagaagaacccattgTCCAAAAGCCAAAGCTAGACAAAGGAAAAGGCAAAGCTCATGTGTTTGCTCCTCCCATGAACAACAGTCGAATTATGGAAAAACATAAGCAAGAAAAGGTGAGCATGCCTGGGTGGAAAAGAGGCGTGGCTATCGTCGATTTTGTTCTTAGACTCATTGCAGCCATCACGGCCATGGCCGCTGCAGCAAAGATGGCAACCACGGAAGAGACTCTCCCTTTCTTTACTCAGTTTTTGCAGTTCAGTGCTGACTACACCGATCTACCAACGCTTTC ATCTTTTGTTGTAGTAAACTCAATCGTGGGCGGCTACCTAACCCTATCATTGCCTTTTTCCATTGTCTGTATCCTCCGGCCTCTCGCAGTGCCACCTAGGCTCTTCCTCGTCTTATGTGACACG GCGATGATGGGCCTCACTATGATAGCGGCATCTGCTTCTGCAGCCATAGTTTATTTGGCGCACAATGGGAATTCAAGCTCGAACTGGCTTCCCGTTTGCCAGCAATTCGGTGACTTTTGCCAAGGAACCAGCGGCGCCGTGGTGGCTTCCTTCATTGCAGCAGCTCTTCTCATGGTCCTCGTCATTTTCTCTGCGTTTGCTCTCAAGAGATCGACGTGA